One genomic segment of Ostrinia nubilalis chromosome 20, ilOstNubi1.1, whole genome shotgun sequence includes these proteins:
- the LOC135081561 gene encoding COX assembly mitochondrial protein 2 homolog: MHTDLAPHLHTEECNVLIKILQDCHAEHPFRKFMGYCNDYDRHMRKCLKGERLQRQKENAEASRRRHAEIRARILAQEQAKQAQ; encoded by the exons ATGCACACAGACCTAGCACCGCATTTACACACAGAAGAATGCAATGTTCTAATTAAAATTCTTCAAGATTGTCATGCAGAG CATCCCTTCAGAAAGTTCATGGGCTACTGCAACGACTATGACCGGCATATGAGAAAGTGCTTGAAAGGAGAACGACTTCAGCGCCAGAAAGAGAACGCCGAGGCCTCGCGGCGACGACACGCAGAAATTCGCGCGCGAATACTAGCACAGGAGCAGGCCAAACAGGCGCAGTAG
- the LOC135081549 gene encoding aminomethyltransferase, mitochondrial: MLHHVTHQSVKMTTKNLNRVIFSSFIQSKRINLLRSYSDSGKPAIKTPLYDLHNKYGGKLVDFAGFMLPVQYSDMSVSASHLYTRKSASIFDVSHMLQTNVRGKDCIEWFESITPVDLKGMAPGTSSLTVFLNPNGGIIDDLIVTKVNDETLYIVSNAGRLEVDKNHMKQTSEVFSRKGKDVNVEFWDVGERALIAVQGPKAAAAVQTLTKFSLNNLTFMTSTVGSVAGVECRVTRCGYTGEDGVEISIPADKAEVLTESLLKCNDVKLAGLGARDSLRLEAGLCLYGNDIDEALTPVEASLTWLIAKRRRTEANFPGADIILQQIKEGVNKRRIGIRMESGAPARKDALLKNPKTSEVIGKVTSGCPSPSLGGNVAMGYVVETLKKNGTELLVNVRGKDNACVVAKMPFVPSKYYIKK, from the coding sequence ATGTTACATCACGTAACACATCAATCAGTGAAAATGACTACAAAAAACCTGAATCGCGTTATATTTTCTTCTTTCATACAGTCAAAACGGATTAACTTGTTACGTTCATACAGTGATAGCGGTAAACCAGCTATAAAAACACCCTTGTACGATTTGCATAATAAATATGGCGGAAAGTTAGTAGATTTCGCCGGTTTCATGTTACCCGTCCAGTATTCGGATATGAGTGTATCTGCTTCGCACTTGTATACTCGGAAAAGTGCCTCGATATTTGACGTCTCTCACATGCTGCAGACAAACGTTCGAGGTAAGGATTGCATCGAATGGTTCGAATCGATTACGCCTGTAGACCTAAAAGGTATGGCACCTGGCACGAGTTCTCTCACCGTATTTTTAAACCCCAACGGTGGAATAATAGACGATTTGATAGTCACAAAAGTAAATGACGAAACACTTTACATTGTTTCTAACGCGGGAAGGTTGGAAGTTGataaaaatcacatgaaacaaACATCGGAAGTGTTCAGTCGAAAGGGCAAAGATGTCAATGTTGAATTTTGGGATGTCGGTGAAAGAGCACTTATAGCTGTTCAAGGTCCCAAAGCGGCAGCAGCTGTGCAAACTCTTACGAAATTTTCGCTAAACAATCTTACTTTTATGACCTCTACTGTTGGTTCAGTAGCAGGAGTAGAGTGCCGGGTCACTCGGTGTGGATACACCGGAGAAGACGGGGTGGAAATATCTATACCAGCAGATAAAgctgaagttttgacagagtcgTTGCTGAAATGCAACGACGTCAAACTAGCTGGTTTGGGTGCGCGAGACTCGCTTCGCCTCGAGGCGGGGTTGTGCCTGTACGGTAACGACATTGATGAAGCATTAACTCCTGTGGAGGCCAGCTTGACCTGGCTAATTGCCAAGAGAAGGAGGACCGAGGCCAACTTCCCTGGAGCGGACATCATACTTCAACAAATAAAGGAAGGCGTAAACAAAAGGAGGATTGGTATTAGAATGGAATCTGGTGCTCCTGCAAGAAAAGATGCGTTACTCAAAAATCCAAAAACCTCTGAGGTGATAGGCAAAGTGACGAGTGGCTGCCCGAGCCCTTCTCTTGGTGGCAACGTTGCCATGGGTTATGTCGTAGAAACACTCAAGAAAAACGGTACAGAATTGTTAGTAAACGTAAGAGGAAAGGACAACGCCTGTGTAGTTGCAAAAATGCCATTTGTGCCGTCGAAATACTatattaagaaataa
- the LOC135081558 gene encoding protein Abitram: MDFQILDSIPDLSTTKSFTDRYFSKRYIKNYGGIQNNDLMLMFHSNRIMLLSLAPSHFFFKSSKKYRINFSIGTVDRLQNSVKGKGKKGGQYLEKNSTICEVFDDETSFKVPSCVKGTLIEINESLVEHPELLREMPDSDGFIAIILSSIKVSESTKNELLTHEDYMSLIRNKDSC; the protein is encoded by the coding sequence ATGGATTTCCAAATACTTGATTCTATACCAGATTTGTCTACAACCAAATCTTTTACCGACCGATACTTCAGTAAGAGATACATCAAAAATTATGGTGGAATACAGAACAATGATTTGATGTTAATGTTTCATTCTAACAGAATCATGCTACTAAGCTTGGCACCAAGCCACTTCTTTTTCAAGAGTAGTAAGAAATACAGGATTAACTTTAGTATAGGCACAGTGGATAGACTTCAAAACTCTGTGAAAGGCAAAGGCAAGAAAGGAGGACAGTATTTGGAAAAGAATTCAACAATTTGTGAAGTATTTGACGATGAAACATCTTTCAAAGTACCATCTTGTGTTAAAGGCACATTGATTGAAATAAATGAAAGTTTAGTTGAGCACCCCGAGTTACTGAGAGAAATGCCCGACTCTGATGGATTCATTGCCATTATCTTGTCCAGTATTAAGGTTTCGGAATCCACAAAGAATGAATTACTGACACATGAAGATTATATGTCATTAATAAGAAACAAAGATAgttgttaa